One Halobacterium wangiae genomic window, CGCCGCCCAGCTCGACGCGACGATGCGCGAGGACCTCGACGTCGACGGCCTCGTCTGCGAGGGCGAGTTCGCGCCCATCCGCGAGTGGCTCACCGAGCACGTCCACAGCCACGGCCAGCGGTACACGACCGACGAACTGATCGAGGTGGCCACGGGCGAACCGCTGACTGCGGACTACTTCGTCGACTACGCACGCGAGAAGTTCGGGGACATCTACGACCTCTAGGTCCCCGGCCAGCCCGGCCCGCATCTGTCACCCCGGTAGTTTCAAGTAGTGGTGTGGCATAGCATACCACGTATGTCGAGCGCATCGACTCCGGACGACGACTCCCTTCTGGACGACTTCCTCGAACAGCGCGGTCACGAGACGGCGACCTGGGAGCGAAACTACAACAAGAAGCAGTGTCCGGAGTGCAGTGGTCTCCACGACGTAGACGCGACAGACTGTGGCGTCTGTGGGTGGTCGCCGTAACGCGGCACACCCCGACTCGCTCTCCGAACGCACCGACACCGACCGCTTTTCGCGTCCGTCGACGCCCGCCAGCGCCTGCTATGGCGGTCAGTCCGTCTCCCCCTCGCCGACCTGCTCGCAGCGTGCGAGCCAGACCTCCTCGAACGTCCCGGGTTCGACGACGCGGCCCGCGAGGTCCCCGATCTCCCGGACGCCTTCCTCCTCGCACCACTCGATAGCGGCCTCGTAGACGTCGAAGTCGTACGCCTCGCGGACTGCATCGTCCCGCTCGACGCGGAGTTCGTCGACCCCGGCGAGGTGCGCGAGGAACGCTCGCGGCATTGCCGCTCGCGCGAAACGTGACCTCGCTGTGCTCGGTCACGCGGCCCTCGTGTGGCCGTCGGAGAGGTACCACTCGCCGTCGTACTCGAAGGCGGGGAGCGTGCCGTAGTTCGGCTCGTCGAAGTCGAACCACGTCGCGACGTCCGCGAGTTTCTCGCTCGAGAGGTAGAGCTACGTCGGGTGGAGGCCCGAAACCGGAACACTTCGCGTCATCCCAGGCTGGCGGTACTCAGTGGCGCGTGTAGACTCTTCGGGAGGTGTGCGATGGTTCCTCACGAGGCCGACTACGCGGCGCTCGCGCCGCTGCCGAGGACGACGACGGCGGCGCCTACGACGACGAGGAGCGCCCCCACCACCACACCACGCGTGACGCGCTCGAGGTCCCGCAGGAGCACCGCCGCGAACACCGTCGTGAACAGCGGCGCCGTCGCCGCCAGCGGGTCGACGACGGCGACCCGGCCGAGTTCCAGCGCCCCGAACAGTGCCAGCAGCGCCACCGCCGTCAGCGTCCCGCTGCCCGCGAAGTAGGCGTACGTCCGCCGCGGTGCCGAGAAGACGTCGCCACGCGCCGCGTACACCCCGTAGCCGACGAGGGCCACGAGCGCACCCACCTCGTTGAGTGCGACAGCCTCCAGCAGCGTCACGTCACCGAACGTCCTGAGGCCGTAGGCGCGAGCGACGTTCCCCACGCCGAAGAAGAACGCCGCCGCCAGCGGGAAGACGAGGTCCCGCGGGTCCCACCCCGAGAGGTCGCCGCCCTTTGACAGTGCGAGCACGACCAGTCCCGCGACCAGCACGAGGATGCCGACGCCGACGACTGGCTCGACGGCCTGCCCGAGGAAGGCGGCGGCGAGGACGGTGGCGAACAGCGGCCGCGAACTGATCCCCGCGGAGTTGATGCTGGCGCCGACCCGGTCGACGCCCGTGAACGTCGCGAGCCGACCCAGTGCGGTGCCGACGAGGCCCGCGCCGAGGAACACGGCAGCAGCCTCGGGCGTGACGGCGGCGAACGCATTCGTGCCCTGCAGGGCGAGCAGGGCGCCGGCGAAGAGGCTCGTGTCGACGACCACGACGGTCAGTGACGCCTGCAGGCTGGATCCGCCGGCCGCCATCCCTCGCTTCGACAGGACGGGGCTGAACCCCCACAGCACCGCCGGCACGAGTGCGAGTGCGACCACCGCCGTTTCGACCATCTGTCTCGGACCATGTGACTGCCGCCAAGAACGCTTGTGGTCGCGGCAGGGCCCCGCAGACCGCTGCCACGGCCAGCACGCATAAGTTCCGCGACGAGTAACGTGAGGCGGATCCATGCCGGAGTGCCAGAACTGCGATTCCTTCGTGACAGACGCCTACGCGCGAGTGTTCACGCCGACCGGCCAGGGCGAACCTCGCGTCTGCCCGAACTGCGAGGACAAGATCCGGGACGGTGCGGACGTCCGCGAGGCGCGGTCGACGCGCCGGACCTGACGAGCGCGACGAACAACCGGCGACTTCCTCCGTTCTCCGCGTCGATACTGCGGGCTAGTCAGTGGTTACGTCGGTCCTGGTGGGTGGACGACGCGGCGACGCGTTCCCGGGAGAAACCGCGGTCTACGGCCGACGCTGCCGCGTAGGGTCGGCCTGTTCGGGAGTTACCGAGCGGCGAACTCGTCCGGCCCTGCCGCCGACCTGTCGCCCGAATTTAGTTTCCTCGGACAGTATCAGGCCAGTAGAATTTCAAGCGGTTTATACCAGTTCGGCTCCTTTAGAACAACAATGACGGACTCGGAGCCGGAAGTCACGCGGCTGTTCGGTGGTCCGGGGAGCGGGAAGACGACCGCGCTCCTCGACCACGTCGAGGAACTTCTTGAGGAGGACGACGTAACGGTCCGGGACATCCTCGTCGTGTCGTACACACGTGCCGCCGCGGCAGAGGTCCGCGACCGACTCGCGGAGCGACTCGACGTGAACCCGCGGTCGCTGCGGGGCAACGTCGCCACGATGCACGCGAAGGCCTACGAACTGCTCGGGCTCTCGCGTGGCGACGTCGTCGGCGAGGACGACAAGGAGGACTTCTGCGAGGAGTACGGGATCCCCTTCGAGGACGAGTACGCGTCGGGCTCCCGGCGGACCGCTCGTTCGACGACGCTCGGCAACAAGGTCATCGCCACGTCCCAGTGGCTCCAGCGAACCCGACGCGACGTCTCGGACTGGTACGACGTGCCGTTCCGCTGGAACGACGAGGAGGTCCGCCTCCCGCCGGAGATCGACGACAACGCACAGACCGGCAACAAGTACACGCCGACGTGGCCCTCCACGGACGAGCGCTACGACATCCCGGAGGCCATCCGGGCGTGGCGCGCGTACAAGGGCGAGAACGAACTCGTCGGCTTCGCGGACATGCTCGAACGCGTCAAGCAGCGCTCGCTACTCCCGGACGTCGACTACCTCGTCATCGACGAGTTTCAGGACATCACGAGCCTGCAGTACGACGTCTACGAGGAGTGGCGTCCGCACATGGAGAAGGTGCTCATCGCGGGCGACGACGACCAGGTCGTCTACGCGTGGCAGGGTGCGGACCCGGAACTCCTGCTCAACACCCACGTCACCGACGACGTGGTGCTGCCGAACTCCTACCGCCTGCCGTCCCAGGTGCTCCAGGTCGTCCAGCAGGAGATCAGCCACATCGAGACGCGCCAGGAGAAGGACCTCAAACCCCGCAAGGAGGGCGGGAGCGTCGAGGCAATCGACAGCCCGTCGATGCTCGACCTCGTGCGGAACGTCCGCTCGACCGTCCAGCAGTCCGACGACGAGACGGTGATGGTGCTGTTCCGCGCTCGCTACCAGCTGTTCGACTTCGTCGACGAGTTCATCGGCGAGGGCATCCCGTTCAAGGCGCTCACCGACCAGCGCATGTGGACCGACCGGCTCCAGCAGTACATCTCCGCCGTGGAGGCCCTGGAGAACGACGACCCCATCGACGGCCTGCAGGCCCGCCGCCTGATGGACATGCTCCAGGACTCGGCGTTCGGCACCCGCGAGCGCAACGACCTCCGGGAGGCCATCGACGAGGCCCAGGGCGAGGACACTGACCTCACCGACCTCACGTTCACCGCGGAGTTCATCCGCGACTACGTCCCGTTCGTCCCCGGCCCGTCGGCCGCCGCGGACATGCTCCGGAAGGTCACGCGCTACCAGCGCCGCAGCATCGACGCCTACTTCCAGGGCGAGTACCGCGGCATGGACCCCGAGCGCGTACGCGTCGGCACCATCCACTCCGCGAAGGGTCGCGAGGCCGACCACGTCTTCCTCTCGACGGACCTCACGGAGAAGGTCGTCGAGCAGATGGCGGCGACCGCCGACCCCGAGGACATCCCGGAGGGCGTGGAGTTCACGAGCAAGACCAGCCCGGTCCCGATCCTGACGGACAACGAGCGCCGCGTCTTCTACGTCGGCATGAGCCGTGCCCGCGAGCGCCTCGTCATCCTCCAGAACCTCATCGGCGGCGCGCCGACGCTGCCCATCGACGTGCTGCTCTACGGCGAGCAGACCGGCCAGACTCTCGAGGACGCCCTCGAAGCCGACACCCCGGTCCAGCTCCCGTGAATGCGGACGGCGCCCCTCGACGACGCGCTCGCCGACGCGGGCGCTGACGCCTTCGTCTTCGTCGGTCCACCCGGCGACCCGCTCGTCCACTACCTGAGCGGCGCCTCCCTCCCGTGTCGCGCGGCGGTCGTCTACGCGGGCCGCGTCGCCGTAGTTCCCGAGCAACTGCTCCCCGACCACGTCTCCGTCAGCGCGGACGCGACCGTCCTCGACGCCGAACCGACGCCCGCCACGCGTCTCCCCGGCCTCGTCGGCGACTCCGTACTCGCACCGCGGACGCTCCCCCACGACGCCGCGCTCTACCTGGAGGGGGACGGCGTCGACGTGGCGTCGACCACCGCCCACCGGCGCGCGAGAGCCCGGAAGACGGACGCCGAACTGACCGCTATTCGAGACGCGCAGGCCGCCGCCGAGACGGGGATGGCTGCCGTCGCGGCGCTACTCGCCGGCGCGGACGGCGACCCGCTGGTCGATGAGGAGGGCGAGGTGACTGCCGAGCGCGTGCGCCGCACCGCCAACGCCGCGATGGCCCGGGACGGTGCGGCGCCGGAGACGGTCGTCGGCGGAGACGGCGCGCTCTCGGCGACGGAACCGGTCCCGGTTCGCGTGACGCCGCGCTCCGGCGGCTACCACGGTCTGCTCGCGCGGACGTTCGTCGCGGACAGCGACGGCGGGTGGGAGCGCCGCGCAACGCTCGCCTGCGAGTACGCCGTCGACGCGGGAATCGACATCGTCGAACCGGGCGAGACGACCGTCGCGGCCGCGGAGAGCGAGGTGCTCGCGGAACTCGGGTCGTACGGCTTCCCGCCGGAAGCCGGGAGCGCGAGCGTCCACGGCGTCGGCCTCGACGCGCACGAGGCGCCGACCGGCGACGCCACGCTCGAAGCGGGGGCGGTGCTCGGAGTCGCGGCAGAACTCGACGACGAGGGAGCGGTGTGGATCGCTGACCTCGGCGTCGTCACCGAGTCGGGCGTCGAGCGCGTTGGCGAGTTCCCGCGGTCGGTGGTGCCGCGAGCGGACTACTGACCGTCGTCCTCGGGGTCCTCGGCGACGGCGTCGACGGTCTTCTGGACGGCGAGAATCGGGACGTCCGTCGGTGTCGTGACGTACCGCTCGAAGAGGAGGATGCCGGCGGCGAACCCGAGGAACACCAGGCCGGTGAGGTCGCCCGCGAGCAGCGTCTCGACGCCGAACAGCGCGGCCGGGGCGGCGAACGCCAGCGCGACGGCGAGGGTCACCATGTCGAGGATGCGCACGTCAGACAGTGGGCGCTCGGGACGGATAAGCGTCTCTCACCACGTGCGAACGGGAAGCAGGTCCGCAGCGCGTGCGACGCCGACGTCGCCCGCCTCCGTCCGGACCACGACGCGGATGTCGTCGCCGTAGTCCGCGAGCAGTTCCCGGCAGACGCCGCAGGGCGGGACGACGCGGAACGACTCGTCGACACCGCGGGGGTGTTCGACGGCGACGACGCGCTCGAACGAGTGGGCGCCGTCCGCGACGGCGCTCCCGAGCGCGCCCGGTTCCGCACACGTCGACGCGCGCCCGACGCTCGCGGGGAGGCTGGCGGCCGTGTAGACGTCGCCGTCGCTGGCTTCCACGGCGGCCGAGACGATGTGCGCGGGGCCGTCGAACCGACCCGCTCCGTCG contains:
- a CDS encoding HVO_0416 family zinc finger protein codes for the protein MSSASTPDDDSLLDDFLEQRGHETATWERNYNKKQCPECSGLHDVDATDCGVCGWSP
- a CDS encoding DMT family transporter; translated protein: MVETAVVALALVPAVLWGFSPVLSKRGMAAGGSSLQASLTVVVVDTSLFAGALLALQGTNAFAAVTPEAAAVFLGAGLVGTALGRLATFTGVDRVGASINSAGISSRPLFATVLAAAFLGQAVEPVVGVGILVLVAGLVVLALSKGGDLSGWDPRDLVFPLAAAFFFGVGNVARAYGLRTFGDVTLLEAVALNEVGALVALVGYGVYAARGDVFSAPRRTYAYFAGSGTLTAVALLALFGALELGRVAVVDPLAATAPLFTTVFAAVLLRDLERVTRGVVVGALLVVVGAAVVVLGSGASAA
- a CDS encoding DUF7563 family protein, which produces MPECQNCDSFVTDAYARVFTPTGQGEPRVCPNCEDKIRDGADVREARSTRRT
- a CDS encoding UvrD-helicase domain-containing protein translates to MTDSEPEVTRLFGGPGSGKTTALLDHVEELLEEDDVTVRDILVVSYTRAAAAEVRDRLAERLDVNPRSLRGNVATMHAKAYELLGLSRGDVVGEDDKEDFCEEYGIPFEDEYASGSRRTARSTTLGNKVIATSQWLQRTRRDVSDWYDVPFRWNDEEVRLPPEIDDNAQTGNKYTPTWPSTDERYDIPEAIRAWRAYKGENELVGFADMLERVKQRSLLPDVDYLVIDEFQDITSLQYDVYEEWRPHMEKVLIAGDDDQVVYAWQGADPELLLNTHVTDDVVLPNSYRLPSQVLQVVQQEISHIETRQEKDLKPRKEGGSVEAIDSPSMLDLVRNVRSTVQQSDDETVMVLFRARYQLFDFVDEFIGEGIPFKALTDQRMWTDRLQQYISAVEALENDDPIDGLQARRLMDMLQDSAFGTRERNDLREAIDEAQGEDTDLTDLTFTAEFIRDYVPFVPGPSAAADMLRKVTRYQRRSIDAYFQGEYRGMDPERVRVGTIHSAKGREADHVFLSTDLTEKVVEQMAATADPEDIPEGVEFTSKTSPVPILTDNERRVFYVGMSRARERLVILQNLIGGAPTLPIDVLLYGEQTGQTLEDALEADTPVQLP
- a CDS encoding M24 family metallopeptidase → MRTAPLDDALADAGADAFVFVGPPGDPLVHYLSGASLPCRAAVVYAGRVAVVPEQLLPDHVSVSADATVLDAEPTPATRLPGLVGDSVLAPRTLPHDAALYLEGDGVDVASTTAHRRARARKTDAELTAIRDAQAAAETGMAAVAALLAGADGDPLVDEEGEVTAERVRRTANAAMARDGAAPETVVGGDGALSATEPVPVRVTPRSGGYHGLLARTFVADSDGGWERRATLACEYAVDAGIDIVEPGETTVAAAESEVLAELGSYGFPPEAGSASVHGVGLDAHEAPTGDATLEAGAVLGVAAELDDEGAVWIADLGVVTESGVERVGEFPRSVVPRADY
- a CDS encoding DUF7533 family protein, producing MRILDMVTLAVALAFAAPAALFGVETLLAGDLTGLVFLGFAAGILLFERYVTTPTDVPILAVQKTVDAVAEDPEDDGQ